A stretch of the Lolium perenne isolate Kyuss_39 chromosome 3, Kyuss_2.0, whole genome shotgun sequence genome encodes the following:
- the LOC127341482 gene encoding NDR1/HIN1-like protein 13: protein MSSNGKPNPQPPAATNGAGAGGAPKMYQRPIYRPQGPAKGRRGGGGRSSCRFSCCCCFFWAVLVVLLLALVAAVAGGAFYLLYRPHRPAFTLSVARVNKLSLSSSATAPALTDSIDFTLTAKNPNKKLVYLYDDFTVTAATAANAVPLGEATVPGFAHEANNITVIKATVSAAALGVDPTAASSDIKKSGTFAITLDLETKAGVKVGGLRTKKIGIQVHCDGIKVSAPAPAPAKKGIKLTTAKAPAKSPAVVEAPAPSTAAAADATTSPPAATTVARVCQVRIRVKIWKWTF from the coding sequence ATGTCTTCCAACGGCAAGCCCAATCCGCAGCCGCCCGCCGCCACCAACGGGGCCGGCGCCGGCGGTGCGCCCAAGATGTACCAGCGCCCCATCTACCGCCCGCAGGGCCCCGCCAAGGGCCGCCGCGGCGGAGGCGGGCGCTCCTCCTGCCGCttcagctgctgctgctgcttcttCTGGGCCGTGCTCGTCGTGCTCCTCCTCgccctcgtcgccgccgtcgccggcggCGCCTTCTACCTCCTCTACCGCCCCCACCGCCCGGCCTTCACCCTCTCCGTCGCGCGCGTCAACAAGCTCAGCCTCTCCAGCTCCGCCACGGCGCCCGCGCTCACCGACTCCATCGACTTCACGCTCACCGCCAAGAACCCCAACAAGAAGCTCGTCTACCTCTACGACGACTTCACCGTCACCGCCGCGACGGCCGCCAACGCCGTGCCGCTCGGGGAGGCCACCGTGCCCGGGTTCGCGCACGAGGCCAACAACATCACCGTCATCAAGGCCACCGTCTCCGCCGCCGCGCTCGGGGTCGACCCCACCGCGGCCAGCTCCGACATCAAGAAATCCGGCACCTTCGCCATCACCCTCGACCTGGAGACCAAGGCGGGTGTCAAGGTGGGCGGGCTCAGGACTAAGAAGATCGGCATCCAGGTGCACTGCGATGGCATCAAGGTGTCCGCGCCCGCACCGGCACCGGCCAAGAAGGGGATAAAGCTCACTACCGCAAAGGCGCCAGCGAAGTCGCCAGCCGTTGTGGAGGCCCCGGCGCCGTccactgccgccgccgccgacgcgacCACCAGTCCCCCGGCGGCGACCACCGTCGCGCGCGTGTGCCAGGTCAGGATCCGAGTCAAGATCTGGAAGTGGACCTTCTAG
- the LOC127339332 gene encoding uncharacterized protein has translation MSSCDEFDLSDSSSSDDSDLDELLQDDEMEATMLLLSVKDLEDRTKLLNRRRDSVFGRNHIQWNHLLGHEQLMEDYFAEVPTYPPHLFRRRYRMRRSLFIRIVKACEANSNYFKQRRNAAGVMGFSAFQKISAAMRVIAYGIPADYTDEYLRIGEDTNTESVRRFARMIIKLFGPTYLRAPNENGTKRLMEINEKRGWPGMLGSLDCMHWTWKNCPKAWHDQYCGKSKDATIVLEAVASQDLWI, from the coding sequence ATGAGCTCGTGCGACGAGTTTGATCTATCGGATTCGTCAAGCTCCGACGATTCCGACCTCGACGAGCTGCTCCAAGACGACGAGATGGAGGCCACCATGCTCCTCCTGTCCGTCAAGGACCTGGAGGACCGCACGAAGCTGCTGAATCGGAGGCGCGACTCCGTGTTCGGCCGGAACCACATCCAGTGGAATCACCTCCTCGGCCACGAGCAGCTGATGGAGGACTACTTCGCCGAGGTACCTACCTATCCTCCCCATCTGTTCCGTAGGAGGTATCGCATGCGGCGTAGCTTGTTCATCCGGATCGTGAAGGCCTGCGAAGCCAATTCGAATTACTTCAAGCAACGTAGGAATGCCGCCGGGGTGATGGGTTTCAGCGCTTTCCAAAAGATCTCTGCTGCCATGAGGGTCATTGCCTATGGCATCCCTGCGGATTACACCGACGAGTATCTTCGAATTGGCGAAGATACTAACACGGAGTCAGTCCGCAGGTTTGCTCGCATGATTATCAAGTTGTTTGGGCCAACGTATCTCCGAGCTCCCAATGAGAATGGCACGAAACGGTTGATGGAGATAAATGAGAAAAGAGGTTGGCCTGGCATGCTTGGTAGtcttgattgtatgcattggacatggaagaATTGTCCAAAGGCATGGCATGACCAGTACTGTGGCAAGAGCAAAGATGCAACCATTGTACTTGAGGCCGTTGCATCACAAGATTTGTGGATTTAA